From the Cryptomeria japonica chromosome 2, Sugi_1.0, whole genome shotgun sequence genome, one window contains:
- the LOC131064281 gene encoding mitogen-activated protein kinase kinase 9 → MASKKRLGLKLPIPPQHQRAPLPLPLPLPLPLPLPLPEPPQVSSTQGLEKLSDLERLGKLGHGSGGIVYKVLHLKSSTYYALKVIRLDHDSSLTSHITREMDILRKIDSPYIVKCEGVFHEGGNINFVLEYMDGGSLADLLKHKTRMSESSLAKVARQVLEGLKYLHKQRIVHRDIKPANLLISKNSQRIKIADFGVSRIVSHNIDSCCNSYVGTCAYMSPERFDPQSYGGRYNGYAGDIWSLGLTLLECYVGHFPFVAAGEQADWPALMCAICFGEPPSAPASASAEFQSFIRCCLQKDASKRWTVSQLLNHPFLNRSSQFQQPCNLTVPFQSLNISQNV, encoded by the coding sequence ATGGCATCAAAGAAACGCTTAGGATTGAAGCTTCCAATCCCTCCACAACACCAAAGGGcgcctcttcctctgcctctgcctcttcctcttcctcttccccttcctcttccaGAGCCGCCGCAGGTATCTTCAACACAGGGCCTAGAGAAGCTCTCTGATTTGGAAAGACTGGGAAAGCTCGGGCATGGTAGCGGAGGCATTGTGTACAAGGTCCTCCACCTCAAATCCTCCACCTACTATGCCCTAAAAGTTATCCGCCTAGACCATGATTCCTCCCTCACTTCCCACATCACCAGGGAGATGGACATCCTTAGGAAAATCGATTCTCCTTACATTGTCAAATGTGAGGGTGTCTTCCACGAGGGAGGGAACATTAATTTTGTGCTGGAATACATGGATGGGGGCTCCCTTGCCGATCTGTTAAAGCACAAGACAAGGATGAGCGAGTCCTCCCTCGCAAAGGTTGCCCGGCAAGTACTGGAGGGATTGAAATACCTTCATAAACAGCGGATTGTTCACAGAGACATTAAGCCCGCCAATCTCTTGATTAGCAAGAATTCCCAGCGAATTAAAATTGCAGACTTTGGGGTTAGCAGGATTGTATCACACAACATAGATTCCTGCTGCAATTCTTATGTGGGAACATGTGCTTACATGAGCCCCGAGAGATTCGATCCACAGAGTTATGGTGGAAGATATAATGGGTATGCAGGGGATATCTGGAGTTTGGGATTGacactgttggaatgttatgtggGTCATTTCCCATTTGTAGCAGCCGGAGAGCAGGCGGATTGGCCCGCACTGATGTGTGCCATATGTTTTGGAGAGCCGCCCTCTGCACCCGCCAGTGCATCTGCGGAGTTCCAGAGTTTTATCAGATGTTGTCTTCAAAAGGACGCAAGCAAGAGATGGACGGTCTCGCAGCTTCTGAATCATCCATTCCTCAACAGAAGTTCACAATTTCAGCAGCCCTGCAATCTGACAGTGCCCTTCCAGTCCCTCAACATCTCGCAGAATGTGTGA